Proteins found in one Macrobrachium nipponense isolate FS-2020 chromosome 4, ASM1510439v2, whole genome shotgun sequence genomic segment:
- the LOC135211309 gene encoding uncharacterized protein LOC135211309 → MHYFDEEENAAAQFLADPDWERNLFDLKRDQLWILGIISDEEIGNSNKNGENKVVGARDVEEEDNVSNKNGETGSRNNDINDGQVSQLKLDILKEHSRIKELDFKALQLQAEERAKERDHEIQLLKLQMSADNGNYRSDNDRFNLLSALKFVPQFNEEDVSEFFISFERIAKKLNWPRDMWTTLIQCRLKGKSQRVYNTLNEGLSSDYDSVKAIILKAYDLVPEAYRQKFRNFKKSPDMTFVEFAQKKEQFMDDWLKPKEVDSFEKFRELILTEEFKRSVSRELKIHLEELKIDSLQEVAIASDEYSLAHRQDPVRKDMSKKFSPRNGNIWQGKPYQKRSTDFDKNACVNRNVDSSKNGSVVSRSYVNSSMSGGGSGRRESHESGLSCYWCNRKGHIKANCFARKNYLERNTEPVNVVSAETSPKKEVSHGNK, encoded by the exons atgcattattttgatGAGGAAGAGAATGCTGCTGCCCAGTTTTTGGCAGACCCTGATTGGGAGAGGAATCTCTTTGATCTAAAACGAGATCAGTTATGGATATTAG gtatcatcagtgatgaggaaatagggaacagtaataaaaatggtgaaaataagGTGGTAGGTGCCAGAGATGTTGAGGAAGAAGACAatgttagtaataaaaatggggaaacaggcagtagaaataatgatataaatgatgGTCAGGTAAGCCAACTGAAATTGGATATTTTGAAGGAGCATTCCAGGATTAAAGAGTTAGATTTTAAAGCACTTCAGCTACAGGCTGAAGAAAGGGCGAAGGAAAGGGATCATGAAATCCAATTGTTAAAATTGCAGATGTCGGCCGATAATGGTAATTATCGTAGTGATAATGATAGATTTAACCTGTTAAGCGCCCTTAAATTCGTTCCCCAATTTAATGAGGAAGACGTTTccgaattcttcatttcttttgaaagaattgCTAAGAAGTTGAATTGGCCTCGGGACATGTGGACCACTTTGATCCAGTGTCGCTTAAAAGGTAAGTCGCAGCGTGTGTACAATACACTTAACGAGGGATTATCATCTGATTATGACTCTGTGAAAGCGATAATCCTGAAAGCTTACGATCTCGTTCCGGAGGCATACAGACAAAAGTTTAGGAACTTTAAAAAGAGTCCGGATATGACTTTCGTGGAATTCGCTCAAAAGAAAGAACAGTTCATGGACGACTGGTTAAAGCCTAAAGAGGTTGACTCGTTTGAAAAGTTTAGGGAGTTAATTTTGACTGAAGAATTTAAGAGGTCTGTGTCAAGGGAACTAAAGATTCATTTGGAGGAGTTAAAGATTGATTCTTTACAGGAGGTGGCAATTGCCTCTGATGAGTATTCCCTTGCACACAGGCAAGACCCGGTAAGGAAAGATATGTCTAAAAAGTTCTCTCCTCGTAATGGAAATATTTGGCAGGGAAAACCGTATCAGAAAAGgtctactgattttgataaaaatgcatGTGTGAACCGTAATGTAGATAGCAGTAAAAACGGTAGTGTAGTATCGCGTAGTTACGTGAATAGTAGTATGTCTGGTGGTGGTAGTGGACGCAGAGAATCTCACGAGTCTGGGTTAAGCTGTTATTGGTGTAATAGGAAGGGTCATATAAAAGCGAATTGCTTTGCTAGGAAAAATTACCTAGAAAGGAATACGGAACCCGTTAATGTTGTTTCTGCGGAGACATCTCCAAAGAAAGAGGTATCACATGGAAACAAGTGA
- the LOC135211612 gene encoding uncharacterized protein LOC135211612 has translation MKVLVTFLAALTAAAECSLLPTYSLPAPGPTPIHDGGGHNIGASCPHGQIHHDGRCVTPEVIRNVYVYNVPHIPQPPGPTPHVPPPKVEHNIVFVRLPEEQGEAEPIVVPPPQQKNVVYVLKKESVNNGPDLIHVPAPPKSNPEVYFVNIGQGENPLLPTGEDLQSALANSAGELTAQVLGGGGSSGSHGHAIGTIDGSPLDTPSVLYRAP, from the exons ATGAAGGTTCTGGTG ACTTTTCTCGCAGCATTAACAGCTGCTGCAGAATGCAGCCTACTTCCGACGTACAGCCTACCTGCTCCAGGCCCTACGCCAATTCACGACGGAGGGGGACATAACATCGGTGCCTCGTGCCCCCACGGGCAGATCCATCATGACGGAAGATGCGTCACCCCCGAAGTTATCCGGAACGTTTACGTCTACAACGTCCCCCACATCCCACAGCCCCCGGGTCCAACACCCCACGTCCCTCCCCCCAAGGTCGAGCACAACATAGTCTTCGTGCGTCTGCCAGAGGAACAAGGAGAGGCGGAGCCTATCGTGGTTCCTCCTCCCCAGCAGAAGAACGTCGTCTACGTCCTGAAGAAGGAATCCGTCAACAACGGACCTGACCTCATCCACGTACCGGCTCCTCCCAAGAGTAACCCGGAGGTGTACTTCGTGAATATAGGCCAGGGAGAGAACCCTCTTCTCCCGACGGGGGAGGACCTCCAGAGTGCTTTGGCCAACAGCGCCGGGGAACTCACCGCCCAAGTTCTGGGGGGAGGAGGTTCGTCCGGGTCCCACGGACATGCGATCGGTACTATCGATGGGAGTCCTCTGGACACGCCCTCCGTCCTGTACAGAGCGCCATAA